The nucleotide sequence CGTAGAGGACGTCCAACTCCGGGAGGACCTCGTCGAGATCGGTGTGTTCTCGGACCTCCGCGCCCGTCTCGTGGAGGTCGTACCGGACGTTCCGCGGCAGGCGCAGGCTCTCCGGGCTGATGAAGTGCTGACGCACGTCGAATTCGGTGAGCGCGTGGGCGAGCGAGTGGACCGTCCGCCCGTACTTCAGATCGCCCATGATGCCCACCGTGATGTCGTCGAGTCCCGCGTTCTCCCGGATCGTATAGAGGTCGAGGAGGGTCTGGCTCGGGTGCTGGCCGGCCCCGTCGCCGGCGTTCACGAGGGGAACGTCGACGAACTCCGAGGCGAGTTTCGCGGATCCCTCGCTCGGATGTCTGAGGACGAGCGCGTCGGCGTACCCCTCGATCACCCGAACCGTGTCCGCGAGGCTCTCGCCTTTCTTCACCGACGACGACTCCACCGCACCCATGTCGATGGTGTCGCCGCCGAGACGCTTCATCGCCGTCTCGAAGCTCATCTTCGTCCGCGTGCTCGGCTCGAAGAAACACAGCGCGAGCACGCGGCCGGCGTGCCGGCCGCGGACGATCCCGGGGTCGGCGTCGATGGCCGCCGCGTGATCGAGCACCGCCTCGATGTCGTCCCGGGAGAGGTGGGCCGCGCTGATGAGGTGGTCCCGTAGCATTACGTGTGTGAGCCACCCGCGGCGTCTTGAATCCCTCGGCATCACGGCTCCGTCGGGGCGGCGCCGCCACTGCCGGCTTACGGAAGTGCGAGGAGAAAGCCCCGCCCTTCAGGACGGGGATGAATCCGACAAACGACGACACAATCCACCGACGATAGCACAGCCTGCTATTCCAATAGATACTTTAGACAGCATACCTAATTACAAATGTAATGGTCACGGTGACCGTCACCGCGAAGTTCCACAATCCATCCCTCTCACGGCGCAAAGAGTGGCAACACGCCACTCGACTCTACCGTGACACCAAGCAATTCTGTATCGACGGATGGGAAAACGGCGACTTCGACAAATCCGTGACCACGGCTAGCATCGACAACGACCTCTACTCGGCAATCCAGAACCAAGCCATCCGGGAGGCAAAATCCGACCATAATAAGGACGGAGAGATTCGCTACCGAGAGAGTCAGCCGTTCGCCGTCAACAACCAGAACTGGGAAATCGACACGACTGAGAACGGCACGGTCGTCGTCGGCTTCCCGTGCGTCTCCCAATGGTGGTACACCCCGATAGAGGTGTACGACGACATTGCCAATCCAGTAGACCGACTAGTCGAAGGTGACGCCGACAAGACTCGTCTACAGGTCTACCGTCGCGGAGACGACTGGTATTGTACGTTCAATATCGAGTACGACGCCGATACGTCGGGCGAGACGCCCATCGGTGTCGATATTGGTGAACGACACATCCTCGCTGTGACCGCCTACGATGAGGACGAGTCGATGCTGGTGTCTGGTGGTGAGGCGAAGTACGTTCGACGCAAATATCGTTCCCTACGCGAGTCGCTATCGAAAGCGGGTGCGCTTCGCGCACGCAACCGCGTGGGTGACAAAGAACAGCGTCGGATCAAAGACATGAACCACAAACTCTCCCGTCGCCTCATCACGTTCGCGGAACAGTTCGAGAACCCCGTCATTCGGATGGAAGATCTCGAAGGCATCCGCGAGAACAGTTCGTGGTCGGGCGTCCACTCGTGGCACTTCCACCAACTCCAACAGTTCATTACGTACAAAGCCGAACGCGCTGGTGTTCGCGTTGAAAAGGTCGATGCGTACCATACCAGCCAGCGGTGTTCGGCGTGTGGTTCGATGGGAACCCGTGATGGCGACCACTTTTCGTGTACGGAGTGTGGCCGTGGACGACACGCCGACCTGAACGCTTCGGAGAATATCGCACAACGGGAGGGTGAACCATGCACGGCGTAACAGTTCGGCTGACGCGAACCGTGCTACCTCGCTGGTTGAATAGCCAGCCGTCGTCATCGGGCTACGCCCGATTGCCCGTGGAACTACGTTCCACGCCGTTGACGCCCGCAGATTGCGGGGAGGAAGGCCCAATTGACAGGGCTACACGCGCTGGAAAGCACGTCCTTGGTCACAACTGGACGGCGACCTTCGACGGCCCACGCGAAAGCGTACTTGAGGCCCGAGGAAACGCGCAACCTGAATATCCCCTTCGGGGAATCCTCGCCCTTTAGGGCGGGGAGGATGTCAACCCCGCCCACGTACGTCCCACGCTGGGCACCCCGATGCGTCCGCAGGCGCTCCCACAGGGTGGAGCCGCTCCCCCGCGAGACGGCGTGGGTCCCGACCCGCGTGAGACGGGGGAATTCACCGGTCACCCGGGTCTCGTCGGCCGAAAAGAGGAAGTAGACGCCCCGATCCGGCCAGTCCATGTAGCCGTCGCAGTCCCCGAGCCGTCGCGCGCCGCCGATCCGCCGTTCGAGGTCGTCGAACAGCGAGTACAGTCGGTCGAGTAGCGCGGTCCGCGCCACGGCTACGGGGGCCGCTCGGGGAACGCGTCCCGGTCGATCTCGCGGTCGGCGCCGGTGGACGGATGGCGTTGCACGGTGTCGACGTTCGACGGCTCGGACATCAATCCGTCGCCGACCGCCGCCGTCAGTGTGCGGGCCGTCGTGAGTCCGCCGGGAGCGGTGTCCGTCCCGATCAGAACGCGTCCCACGCCGTCGGCCGCCGTCCGAACCCGCGGACGCGGAACTGCAGGTCGCCGTCCGTCCCCCGGAGTTCGATCACGCCGTCGAACTGTCCGGTGATGGTGTTGACAACCTGTGGGTCGTGGCTATCGTCGTCCAGCGTGTAGACGCCGAGTCCGCCCGTCTCCGCGATCCGCTTGGTGTAGACGTAGAGGAAGTTGAACACTTTCTTGCTGTTCGTGTACTGCAACAGCGTCGACACCGAGATCAGCCCGTACCGGATATCCGAGACGCCACGGTTCTCGAACTGCCGGAACAGCTTCGCCGTCCCGACGCTGATACCGGTGAGGTCGCTGGGCGAGGAGACGTGTTCGGTCGTCGCGTCGACCACCGACCGGCCGTCGCTTCCCGAGGTGTCGATGATGCCGATCCGGGCCGGATCCAGCGAGTCGACGTGCCGATGTACGACGGCGGTCCGGACGACGTTGGCGACGCGGACGCGCCGGCCATCCGGAGCGAGGACGATTCGGTCAGACGACCCTTCACCGTGACGTGAGCGCGGACGGAATCACTGGTCGGGGTCCGCGAGCGGCGACGGTCGGCGGCATTTTCCGGCCGATACCACGGTGGCGGTACGAGGGTCACGTTGCTGGGCGTGATCCGTAACGTGATGGTTCGCCTGACTGGCGTGGAGTCGAGAGAGACGACCGTTCGAGCGTAGCGCATCCCGTGGACCAGTCCACGCTCGTCGACGAGGAGGGTTCCTTCGTCCGCGCCGGACGTCGTCGAAGCGCTGCGAATCTCGATCCAAAGGTACGTCCTCCCACCGCGCTCGAAGGAGCCGGTGACCGCCGTATCCGTTCCGGATAGCGCCCGTCGGAGGAGAGATGCGGTTCGAACGGCGAACGGATCCGTGTCGGGGGCGGGTCCGATGACACGGTGGTCCGCGTCGAGGGCCGACGAATTCGAGACGGGGGGCGACTCGAAACGAACGTTACCGTCGGCGTCGGTGTTCGATCCTACGCGGACGATCCGTTTCGTTCCGTTGGCGTACGTCGATGCGTTCGCAACTCCGGACGGGGGCCAGCGGAACGTCCCGGCAACCCGCACCGTCGATCGGTGACGGGCGGGCGTCTCGACGACCGTCCGTTCCCACGCGACGGCGGTTCGCTGTCCATCGACGGATTCCCGATTCGTGACCGAGAGCCGGTAGGACTCGGCCGAGAGCGTCGAGTAGTGGGCGGCGGCCAGCATCGAGACGTTCTCGACGCCGTCGACGCCGACGCCGGGCGGATACGACTCTTCGAGAACGACTTGACGCCCCGAAGCCGAGTCCTCGATCGAATCGGCGTTCTCGGACGACGATCCGCCGTCAGTCGCCGTTTGGTCGTCCGCGAGCGGCGTCTCCGAATCCTCCGACGCGTTCTCGACGCTCGGAGTCTCGCCGGCTGAGGCCGACCCGGAGGAATCATCGATGGGTACGACGGGACCGGTTGCGAACGGAGCGACGGCGACGATGGCAGACGTGAGGACGAGGGCGAGCACGACGGCGACGATGGAAACGGACGACAGCGCGACGACCGTTCGGCGGTCACCGCCTCCGTCGTCGTCGTCCGGACCGTCGTCAGCCGACCGGGCGAGAGCGTCGTCGGTCCCCCCACCCGACGATCCGGTCGAGGGCTCCGTGGCGGATGGCTGCCGAACCTTCCGGCCGTAGGTATCGTCGACGTCATCGGCGGGGACGCCTATGTTAGAGACAGTCAACCCGACGGCGTCGGGTGACGCGTCAAAGAAGCGGTGACAGAGTCGAGTTCGGTCATCAGGGGTCACGGCGTAGCGCAGCATCTCCCGGAGGTCTTCGAGCGGCAGTGGCGCCACGCCGTCGGTCGCCGTCACTCCGGGTGGGGCGACCCGCTGCGGGTCGGCCCCCTCGAACGGCGGTCGGACGGAGACGATGACACCGACGCGCTCGCCCTCCCACCCCCGGGCGTCGTAGACTGCGGCCACGAACGAGGCGCGTTCCCCAGGGTCGAGATCGTCGAGGGCTACCTCGAACTCGACGCGAGGCCGGGACACGTCAGCACGTTGGAATCGGCGGACAAAACCCTTCGCCCCGCACCGTCCGAAGGGCGATTCCGAGCGGAGAAGGCCTCGAGACCACCGGCCACGAACCACGGCGTGATCGTCGTGGGTTGGATACCCGGATGACACACGCACTCGGCCACGCGCATCGAGCGAACGGAGTGAGTGAGATGGGCGTGGCGGGATTCGAACCCGATTGCGAATCCTCGCTGGCGCTCGGATTCGCGTGGTTCGAACTCCGGTAACCGTTTTCGACCTCGATTCGCTCGGACAGAACAGCGGGCGTGGCGGGATTCGAACCACGGTCGTTTCGCTCCCTGATTCGAATCCCTTACGGTACACTGTTCGACCTCGCTTCGCTCGGACAGAACAGCGGGCGTGGCGGGATTCGAACCCGCGATCGAGAGGTTAGGAACCTCTCGCCCTATCCGCTAGGCCACACGCCCTGCCGGCCGTAAACGGGACGTGGACAAAAAGGTCGGTATCCCGTCCCAGCCACGTCCCTTTGACGCTCGCACCATACATTATTCATGCTTCCGACCCCAATCGGCTATCATGGAAGATCGAGCAGCCGATACCGAACGACGTCGACTTCTCGCACTGGTCGGAACGGGACTCGCCACGGGGCTGGCCGGCTGTTCCGGCGGTGGCGACGGCGGCGATGGCGGCGACGGCGGCGGCGACACGGCGACGGCCACCGCGACGGCCACCGCGACGGAGACGGCCACCTCGGGCGGCGAGGACACCGTTCCGTCGGAGTACGAGACGGCCACCGCCATCGGCGGTGCCCAGCGGAATCCCGACTCGCTCTCCTCGAAGTCGGCGGTGAACTACCAGTCCGAGCCAAAGGACGGCCAGAAGTGTTCGAACTGCCAGTTCTACATCGAGGACAAGAACGGCGACGGCATGGGGGCGTGTACCCTCGTCGAGGGCAACATCGACCCCGAGGGCTACTGCGTCAGCTACGCCGAGTACGAGGGCTAGTCCTCTAGCCTAGCGGATTCATCGGTCGGCGTGCCCCCGACGACGTGCCGTCGAGCGGGGATACGGACGTATGGTCCCGCCACCAGCATACGGCACAGCCTACGCCCCGCCCTCGACGCCGAGTTCCGCGAGCAGCGTCCGGGCCGCCGCGGCCGAGGACGCCGGTCCGCGGGCAGTCACTAGGTCGCCGTCGACGGTGACCGACGTCTCGGCGTCGAGTTCGGCGTCCCACTCGGCGCCCGCCGCCCGCACCTCGTCTTCCACCCAGTAGGGAAGCTTGCGTCCGTCGGGCATCAGGTCGTGGTCGTCGACGATGCCCTCCTCCCAGGCGTTCGGGAAGCCCGTGACCCGTCGTCCGGCGACGAGGAAGTCCCCGTCGGCGTCGCGGGTGAACGCGAGGATGCCGACGGCGTGACAGACGACGAGCGCCTTCGTGTCGCCGCCGTCGACGGCCTCGCGGAGCAGAGCGCGGGCGTGGCGGTCCTGGTTGATGTCCCACTCGGTTCCGTGGCCGCCGGGGAAGACGACGGCGTCGTGGTCGGCGGCGTCGACAGCGGTCACCCCTTCGGGGTCGTTCAGGCGCGGGTCGGTCTCGTGGACCTCCCGGACGCGTTCGGCGGTCTCCGCCCCGACGTTCGCCGGATCGACCGACCGCTCGTCGACGACCGGCGGCCCGCCCGTGGGCGTGGCGACGGTGACCTCGACCCCCGCCTCGTCGAGCGTCGTCAGCGGCTCGATACACTCCTCTCCCCAGTACCCCTCCTCGCTGACGACGAACAGTGCGGATGGCATGCACCGACCGCTACGGCGCTGAGACGGAAAGGCGTTCGCGATCCGGGGATGACCGCCGGGACGAGCGACTCACGCCTCGAGCGTCGGGAGACGGACCACCGCCGAGGGTTCGGACGTCGCTCGGAAGGCTCCAGCGGACCGGTCGGTCGTCGGGTCGGACGGACCGTCTCACGCGCCGGTGGCCGCCAAAAGATGTGTCGAGGTCGCGTTACTCCTCGTCGGAGACGAAGACGACGGTGGAGTCGGCATTCAACAGCACGAGCTGGGAGACGCTGCCCATCAGTGCCTTGCCGATCGGCGTCTGCTTCTGCGGTCCGAGGACGATGTAGTTGGACCTACGCTCCTCCGCCTCGTTGAGAATGCGCGGCGCGGGCTCGCCGAGCGCTCCGACGGCCGTGACGTTCTGCGGGTCGTCGAGCGCCAGCTTGACCGCGTTCTCGGCGATCTCCTTGGCGGTCGACTTCGACTCCGTCTCCGGCTGGACGTTGAAGACGACGAGCTCCTCGTCGAACGCCTGAGCGAGTTCGTAGCCGCGCTGTACCACTCGGCTCTCGTCCGCGCTGTCGACTGCAGCTAAGACTGACATGGCACATCTCTGTCCTATCGGTATCTAAATAAATGTTGGTGATGAATGTCATTCGGCTGGGAGGACAGCGAGAGCTCCCCGTTTCAACGCCGTAGCGTCGTGTCGCTGCCGGAAATCGTCGGGAATGGACCCATCAGATGAGACACAACACACCCGTCGTGACGACACCGGACCGGCGGATACGGCGGGAAGAGTACCCATCAGTCCCTCCATGGGTTCGGTCGCGGCGACACTGACCGCGCTCGACGGCGGCCGAACTCGTGTCGTCGATACGATCGGGGCACGGCGGGACCCCACGCCGAGACAGATTCAAAAGGTCGAGACGCGAAGCGGTCGGTATGGTCGTGTACGGCGACGTCGCCGGAGCGTCGCTCGGGGAGCGGGTGGCCGAGACGACCGCCGATCTCGTGACGTACCGAACCACCGAGGACCGGCCGGGGGAGATCGAGGCCTGCCTCTCCGCGGTCGCCGACTTCTTCGCCGACGCCGACGTGACCGTCGAGCGCTACAGCCACGACGACACCCCCTCACTGGTCGTCTCGCTCGACGGTTCGTTGACTCCCGACGTCGTCTTCCACGGCCACCTCGACGTCGTTCCGGGCGCCGACCGCCTGTTCACGCCACGGTACGTCACCGAGGGCGAACTCTCGGGGCGGGGGACGGCGGACATGAAAGGGGGACTCGCGGCGATGATGCACGTGGTACGTGACCTCTCGCGGACTCCCGATCCGCCGTCGCTCGCGCTGATGGTCGTCACCGACGAAGAGCGCGGCGGCTACGACGGCGCCCGCTACCTCCTCGAGGAAGTGGGGTACGACCCCGCCTTCTGCATCACGGGCGAACCGAACAACCTCGCGGGCTACATGGACATCGTCCACCGACAGAAGGGGGTGATCCGGATCGACCTGCGGGCGACTGGCGACCCCGCACACGCCGCGACACCCGAGCAAGGCGAGAGCGCCATCGAGACGCTGATGGCGGCCTACCCCGCCGTCGACGCGGCCGTCGACGGGGTGGCCCGGGACTACGACTGGGAGCCGACCGTCAACTACGGTCGCATCGAGGGGGGGACGGCAGTCAACCAGGTCGCCGACGCCGCTCGTCTCCAGCTCGACGTGCGCTATCCGGACGCCGAGGCCCGCGACAGCGTCCTTGGGGCGCTCCGTGATATTTCCGACCTCTCCGTCGAGAGCGTCGGCCACGGCGCCCCCGTGGACACGGCCCCCGACGATCCGTACGTTCGTGGCCTGCAACGTCACGCCGAACGGGTACTCGGACGGGAGGTCGATCTGGTCCGCAAACCGCACACGAGCGACCTGCGACACTTCGCGACCCACGGGGTGCCGGGCGTGGCGTTCGGGCCCGAGGGCTACGGCTCTCACGAGAGTTACGAGTATCTCGTTCTCGACAGCCTCCCCGACTACTGTCGGACGCTCGCCGCCTTCGCCGCGGACGCACCCTACAGTTCCAGTTCGAGGTCCCAGTAGCGGTCGTGGGCCGCGACGACGCGGTAGTCGAGGCCGAGCGTGTCGATGAGTGCCTTCACGTCGTCGACCACGGCCACCTCGGTCGGCGTGTCGTCCGGTGGGTGCTGGAAGACGAAGGCGTCACGGCGGTCCCCGTCGCGGCTCAGCCAGTCGGGGACGAACCCCGCGGGCGAGAAGCCGTCCGCCTCCAGCGGTTCGTAGAGCGCGATGAGCCGGCGGGCGTTGGCATCGACCGGGACCATCAGGTGGACGTCCTCCTCGCGCATCGCGGCCCGAATCTCCGCCTCCGTGCGCGCCCACGACTCGTCGCCGCCGGCGGTCACCTCCCAGAGGAAGCCCCGCTCCCGGGAGAGTGCCATCTCGACCTGGTCGGCCTGGGGGTAGGTCACCGTGTTGACCGTGCGGATTCGCCGCCCGAGCAGGTCCAGCGACGCGTTCGCCAGCGTCCGCTCGACGACGTGGCGATACCGCTCGGGCACGTACACGTCCCGCTCGTCGTAGTCGATGCTGGGGGTGTAGAGGGTGATGACCTCGCTCTCGTTGTGGGGGCCGAAGTAGCCCCCCTGGAAGTCCTTGTGGATCGAGAAGGGAGCGAACCCGCGTGCCAGCAGGTTGTGTTGGGAGGCGGGATGGGAGGTGACCGCCGCCGAGTACACCAGCCCGGAGAACGCCTCGTCGGCGTGGAGCACGTTCAGCCGGTGTTTCAGGAGCTCGCGCCCCAGCCCCCGTCCCTGGTGGTCGGGGTGGACCGCGAGTTTGCAGATCTGGGCGTTCCCCTCATCCAGCGAGTCGTACTCGATGGTCGCCGTACCGGTGACGCCGTCGTCCGTCTCGGCGACGAACGCCGCGACGTCTGGGTCGCCCAGGAGGGTCGACCGGACCGCCGCCGTCTCGACCAGCGGGTAGTCGGTGTCCGCCGGATACGCCGCCGCGTACACCGCCGCGACCTCGGGCGCGTCGTCCCACTCGATCCGTCGGATCGTGTAGCCCGCCGGCAGGTCCGGCACGAAGGGCCGCTCCTCGTCCATCGGCCGCTCCCGTCAGTTCACGTCGATCCGCGTGCCACGCGAATCCGGATCCGACTTCGGCATCCGGACCGTCAGGACGCCGTTGTTGTAGGTGGCCGTGATGTCGTCCTCGTCGACCGCCGAGGGGAGATCGATCGACCGTGAGACCGACGTCCGCCGGCGTTCGCGCCGGACGTACTCCCCGCCCTCTTCCTCGGTCTCCTCGTCGCGCTCGGCGCCCACCCGTAGCGTTCCGTCGACCACTCGGACGTCGATGTCGTCCGCTTCGAATCCCGGGAGGTCGCCCGTCAACACGAGTTCCTCGCCGGTGTCCTCGAGGTCGACGCGCATCCCGGCTCCCGCCGACGTCGGCAGGTCGGTCTCGGCGGGGTCCCACGTCCGTGCCGCGCTCTCGAAGTTCTCCTGCATCCGGTCGAACAGTTCCTCCAGTTCGTCGAACGGGTTTCGTCCGCTCATACCTGTTACTGACGCGACGCTAACTAAAATCCTACACGGTCGTTCCTGGGAACCGGGACCGGCCAGCGCACCCGCTTGGGCGGGGAGCCACGATGTGTCACCCGCGAAAGAGCGCGAGCAGCTCGTCGACCACGGACGATTCGGCGACGACGACGTACCGGTTCCCGGCTTCCGGTTCCGTGTCCGCCCGAGCGACCCCCGTCCAGTCGTGGTCGGACACGACCAGGGATCCCCGCGGGAGGCTGATCTCGTCGAGCGTGTGGCCGGCGACCGAGGGCGACGCCACACCCCGTCGGTGGGTCTACACGGCCGCACGGATCGAGGAGACCGTCCTCGTTCTGTGGGCGCTTCGGCGGGGCCGCGGAGGGGGCTGACTGCTCACGCGCTCGGCAACGCGCCCGTGACGCCGACGGTTTCGAGCACGAGCCACCCCAGAAAGCCCCCGTAGACCACCAGCAGGACGACGGCCTCCCGGAAAGTGAGCGCCAACCCCGTCCGCAGGAGGGTAAAGAGGACGAGCGTCGCGACGGTGAGCGAGGCCATCATCGGCACCGCAGCGGCGAAGTCGACGGTGGCCGTCCCGGCGAGCAACACGCCGGCTGGCACGGCTATCAGCAGGTCGAACGTGTTGCTACCGAGGACGTTGGCGACGCTCGTGACGTCGCCGCCGGCATCCCCTCTCGCGGCCCGGAGGCTCACGAACAGGTCCGGAACGCTCGTCCCCGCGGCGACGACGACCATCCCCCAGACGAAACTCGGCGTGCCGAACATCTCGCCGAAGCCGATGGCCGCC is from Haloplanus salinarum and encodes:
- the pyrB gene encoding aspartate carbamoyltransferase, translated to MLRDHLISAAHLSRDDIEAVLDHAAAIDADPGIVRGRHAGRVLALCFFEPSTRTKMSFETAMKRLGGDTIDMGAVESSSVKKGESLADTVRVIEGYADALVLRHPSEGSAKLASEFVDVPLVNAGDGAGQHPSQTLLDLYTIRENAGLDDITVGIMGDLKYGRTVHSLAHALTEFDVRQHFISPESLRLPRNVRYDLHETGAEVREHTDLDEVLPELDVLYVTRIQRERFPEEREYREVAGEYRIDNEVLADASEDLTVMHPLPRVDEIAPEVDETARAKYFEQAHNGVPVRMALLDGLLGGDT
- a CDS encoding transposase produces the protein MVTVTVTAKFHNPSLSRRKEWQHATRLYRDTKQFCIDGWENGDFDKSVTTASIDNDLYSAIQNQAIREAKSDHNKDGEIRYRESQPFAVNNQNWEIDTTENGTVVVGFPCVSQWWYTPIEVYDDIANPVDRLVEGDADKTRLQVYRRGDDWYCTFNIEYDADTSGETPIGVDIGERHILAVTAYDEDESMLVSGGEAKYVRRKYRSLRESLSKAGALRARNRVGDKEQRRIKDMNHKLSRRLITFAEQFENPVIRMEDLEGIRENSSWSGVHSWHFHQLQQFITYKAERAGVRVEKVDAYHTSQRCSACGSMGTRDGDHFSCTECGRGRHADLNASENIAQREGEPCTA
- a CDS encoding DUF7504 family protein → MVLAPDGRRVRVANVVRTAVVHRHVDSLDPARIGIIDTSGSDGRSVVDATTEHVSSPSDLTGISVGTAKLFRQFENRGVSDIRYGLISVSTLLQYTNSKKVFNFLYVYTKRIAETGGLGVYTLDDDSHDPQVVNTITGQFDGVIELRGTDGDLQFRVRGFGRRPTAWDAF
- a CDS encoding high-potential iron-sulfur protein; amino-acid sequence: MEDRAADTERRRLLALVGTGLATGLAGCSGGGDGGDGGDGGGDTATATATATATETATSGGEDTVPSEYETATAIGGAQRNPDSLSSKSAVNYQSEPKDGQKCSNCQFYIEDKNGDGMGACTLVEGNIDPEGYCVSYAEYEG
- a CDS encoding type 1 glutamine amidotransferase domain-containing protein, which produces MPSALFVVSEEGYWGEECIEPLTTLDEAGVEVTVATPTGGPPVVDERSVDPANVGAETAERVREVHETDPRLNDPEGVTAVDAADHDAVVFPGGHGTEWDINQDRHARALLREAVDGGDTKALVVCHAVGILAFTRDADGDFLVAGRRVTGFPNAWEEGIVDDHDLMPDGRKLPYWVEDEVRAAGAEWDAELDAETSVTVDGDLVTARGPASSAAAARTLLAELGVEGGA
- a CDS encoding universal stress protein, with amino-acid sequence MSVLAAVDSADESRVVQRGYELAQAFDEELVVFNVQPETESKSTAKEIAENAVKLALDDPQNVTAVGALGEPAPRILNEAEERRSNYIVLGPQKQTPIGKALMGSVSQLVLLNADSTVVFVSDEE
- a CDS encoding M20 family metallopeptidase, whose translation is MVVYGDVAGASLGERVAETTADLVTYRTTEDRPGEIEACLSAVADFFADADVTVERYSHDDTPSLVVSLDGSLTPDVVFHGHLDVVPGADRLFTPRYVTEGELSGRGTADMKGGLAAMMHVVRDLSRTPDPPSLALMVVTDEERGGYDGARYLLEEVGYDPAFCITGEPNNLAGYMDIVHRQKGVIRIDLRATGDPAHAATPEQGESAIETLMAAYPAVDAAVDGVARDYDWEPTVNYGRIEGGTAVNQVADAARLQLDVRYPDAEARDSVLGALRDISDLSVESVGHGAPVDTAPDDPYVRGLQRHAERVLGREVDLVRKPHTSDLRHFATHGVPGVAFGPEGYGSHESYEYLVLDSLPDYCRTLAAFAADAPYSSSSRSQ
- a CDS encoding GNAT family N-acetyltransferase; the protein is MDEERPFVPDLPAGYTIRRIEWDDAPEVAAVYAAAYPADTDYPLVETAAVRSTLLGDPDVAAFVAETDDGVTGTATIEYDSLDEGNAQICKLAVHPDHQGRGLGRELLKHRLNVLHADEAFSGLVYSAAVTSHPASQHNLLARGFAPFSIHKDFQGGYFGPHNESEVITLYTPSIDYDERDVYVPERYRHVVERTLANASLDLLGRRIRTVNTVTYPQADQVEMALSRERGFLWEVTAGGDESWARTEAEIRAAMREEDVHLMVPVDANARRLIALYEPLEADGFSPAGFVPDWLSRDGDRRDAFVFQHPPDDTPTEVAVVDDVKALIDTLGLDYRVVAAHDRYWDLELEL
- a CDS encoding Hsp20/alpha crystallin family protein, which encodes MSGRNPFDELEELFDRMQENFESAARTWDPAETDLPTSAGAGMRVDLEDTGEELVLTGDLPGFEADDIDVRVVDGTLRVGAERDEETEEEGGEYVRRERRRTSVSRSIDLPSAVDEDDITATYNNGVLTVRMPKSDPDSRGTRIDVN